The Streptomyces rubrogriseus genomic sequence GGGTTCTCCCCGAAGCCGCGCGGCGGCTGGATCATCACCACGACGTTCCCGAACTGGAGGGAGGCCAGCACGATGTCGTCACCGTCCACGTACAGCGAGCCCGGCGGCTCGCCCCACGCCTCCCGCATGCCGTCCCGCAGCTCCGGGTCGAGCTTCTCGAACCAGGCCCGGTAGTCGGCCAGCGGCACCCGCGCGGGCGCCGCCGCCAGCTGGTCCTCCGTCAGCCACTCCACGTCGTGACCGCCCGCCTCGATCAGCCGGTGGATCAACTCGTCGCCCTCGGAGGGGTACTCGGTGACCCCGTACCCCGCCTCCCGCAGCGCGTCCAGGACCCGCACCGCGGACGCGGGGGTGTCCAGGCCGACGGCGTTGCCGACCCGGGAGTGCTTGGTCGGGTACGCCGTGAAGACCAGCGCGAGCTTCTTCTCGGCGTTCGGCTTGTGCCCGAGCGCCGCGTGCCGTACGGCGATCCCGGCGACCCGCCCGGCCCGCTCGGGGTCGGCGACGTAGACCGGCACCTCGTCCGGACCCTGCTCCTTGAAGGAGAACGGCACCGTGACCAGCCGCCCGTCGAACTCCGGGATCGCCACCTGCATCGCCGCGTCCATGGGGGAGAGCGCGGCGTCCGAAGCCTGCCAGGCGGCCCGGGAGGAGGTGAGGCAGAGCCCTTGCAACACCGGGATGTTCAAGTCGGCCAGCGCGCCGATGTCCCAGGCCTCCTCGTCACCGCCCGCCGAGGCCTGCGAGGCGTGCGTGCCGCCGGCCGCGAGGACCGTGGCGACCAGGGCGTCGGCCCGGCCCAGCAGCTCGTACAGCCCGGGGTCCGCGCCGCGCAGCGAACCGCAGTACACCGGCAGGGCGTTGGCGCCGCGCGCCTCGATCGCGTCGCACAGCGTGTCGACGAAGGCGGTGTTGCCGCTGAGCTGGTGGGCGCGGTAGAAGAGCACGCCGACCGTCGGGCGGCCCTCGACGAAGGCCCGGGTGCCGTGGACGCCGTACTCCGGCATCTTCCGCGGCTCGTCGAAGCCCTCGCCGGTCAGCAGCACCGTGTCGGACAGGAACCGGGCGAGCTGGGTGAGGTTGTCCGGACCGCCCTCGACCAGGTAGCGCAGCGCCTGCGCCACCACCCCGGCCGGGACCGAGGACTCCGCCATCAGCTCCGCGTCCGGCACGCTCTCGCCGCCCAGCAGGACGGTCGGGATGCCGGCGGCCCCCAGTGCGGCGAGCCCGTCCTCCCAGGCGCGCTTGCCGCCGAGCAGGCGCACGACGGCGAGGTCCGCGCCGTCGATCAGGTCCGGCAGTTCCTCCCCGACGTCGACCCGGGTCGGGTTGCCGATCCGGTAGGCGGCGTCCGACGCGCGGGCCGCCAGCAGGTCCGTGTCGGCGGTCGACAACAACAGCACTGTGCTCATGCGGGCGCTCCCGGTGGAATGAAGGGCAGTCCGTGCGGCGCGCCGGACTCGATGAGCCGCCACAGCGCGTCCGTGTCCGCGTGGTGTTCGATCAGGTCGCCGAGCCGGTCGAGCTGCTCCTCGCGCAGCGCGGCGAACGAGGTGTCGGGGGCCGACACGAAGCGGCGGCCCGCGGCGGCGGCCACCTCGCGCAGGAACGCCCGCCGGAAGTCGTCCGACTCCAGCGAGCCGTGCCAGTGCGTGCCCCAGGTCTGGCCGACCCGGCAGCCGTCCAAGAAGGCGTCCCCGCCGGTCACTTCGGCGACCCCGTGGTGGATCTCGTACCCCTCGACGCGCTCGCCGAGGGCCTCGCCCACCGGCCGGGTGAGGGTCTTCTCGCGGTCGAACCGCACCCGCACGGGGAGCAGTCCCAGCCCGTCCACGTGCCCGGCGCGCGACTCGACCTCGTCCTCGATGTGCTCGCCGAGGAGCTGGAAGCCGCCGCAGATGCCGAGCACCGGCCGCCGCTCGGCCACCCTGCGCGCGATCGCGTCCGCGAGCCCGCGCTCGCGCAGCCACTCCAGGGCCCGGACCGTCCCGCGCGTCCCCGGCACGATCACCAGGTCGGCGTCGGCCAGTTCCTCCGGACGGTCCACGAACCGCACCACGACACCGGGTTCGGCGGCCAGCGCGTCCACGTCCGTGAAGTTGGACATCAGCGGGACCGCGCAGACGGCGACCCGCAGCACGTCCTCGCCGACCGGCGGCGCGACGACCGACTCCCGCACCGTCCCGCGCAGCGAGACCCGCAGACCGTCCTCCTCGTCGATGCCGAGCCCGTGCCGGAACGGCAGCACGCCGTACGTCCGCCGCCCGGTGAGGCCGCGCAGCATCTCCAACCCGGGCTCCAGCAGCGACACATCACCCCGGAACTTGTTCACCAGGAACCCGGCGACCAGTGCCTGGTCCTCGGGCGCCAGCAGCGCCACCGTGCCGAAGAAGGACGCGAAGACGCCGCCGCGGTCGATGTCGCCGACGACGAGGACGGGGAGTCCGGCGCCCCGGGCGATCCCCATGTTCACGATGTCGGTGCGGCGCAGGTTGATCTCGGCGGGGCTGCCGGCGCCCTCGCAGATCACCGCGTCGTAGGTGCCGCGCAGTTCGGCCAGCGAGTCGAGCACCGTGCCGAGCAACCGCTCCTGGCGCCCGCCGTGATAGCCGCGGGCGCTCGTCTCGCCCACCGGCCTGCCGAGCAGCACGACCTGGCTGCTGCGCTCCCCGCCGGGCTTGAGCAGCACGGGGTTCATGTGCGCGCTCGGCTCCACCCGGCAGGCCTGGGCCTGCATGGCCTGCGCCCGCCCGATCTCGGCGCCGTCCCGGGTCACGAAGGAGTTGAGCGACATGTTCTGCGCCTTGAAGGGCGCCACCTTGACGCCCTGGCGGACCAGCCAGCGGCAGATCCCGGCGGTGACGACGCTCTTGCCGGCGTCGGAGGTGGTACCGGCGACGAGGAGGCCACCGTTCATGAGGTACGTCCCTTCGTGACACCCGGGTTCTTGGCGGTGGCCCGGCGCGCGAGCAGCCGCGCGCCCGCGCACACGCCCAGCGCCAGCCAGCCCACGCGCCGGGACAGCCGTACCGCACGGTCGATGTCGCCGGAACCGGCCCGTACGGCGCGTCCCGCGGCGCCGTTGAGGACGGGCCGGTGCTCGACCCGCCCGCCGTAGGAGAGCGTGCCGCCGAGCCGCACGCCGAGGGCGCCCGCGAAGGAGGCCTCCACGGGCCCGGCGTTGGGGCTCGGGTGCCGTGCGGCGTCCGCCCGCCAGGCCCGTACGGCGCCGCGCGGGTCGCCGCCCGCCACGGTGGTCAGCACGGCGGTGAGCCGGGCGCCCGGCCAGCCCGCGAGGTCGTCGAGGCGGGCCGAGGCCCAGCCGTAGCGGCGGTACCTGGGCGACTTGTGGCCGACCATCGCGTCCAGCGTGTTCACGGCCCGGAAGCCGAGCAGCCCGGGCACCCCGGCCACCGCGCCCCAGACCAGGGCGCCCACCACCGCGTCCGAGGTGTTCTCGGCGACGGACTCCACGACGGCCCGGGCGATCCCGTCGGCGTCCAGCGCCTGCGGGTCCCGCCCGCACAGGTGCGGCAGCCGCGCCCGCGCCGCCTCGACGTCCCCGGCGTCCAGGGCACGGCCGACGGCGGTGGCCTCGCGGGCCAGCGAGGTGCCGCCGACGACCGACCAGGTGGCCGCGGCGGTCAGCGCGACGGAGGCGGCGGGGGAGCGGCGTACGGCGTGCGCGGCGGCCGAGCCGAGGACGACGGCGCCGCCGGCGCACACGACGGTGTGCAGGGCGCCCCGGCCCCGGTGGTCCCGCCACAGCACCTGTTCCACGGCGCCCGCGGCACGGCCGAACGCGGCGACCGGGTGTCCGCGGCGAGGATCGCCGAGGAGGAGGTCACCGAGGAGGCCGGCGGCGGCGCCGTACGCGAAGACGCGTCCGGCACGCACGGCTCAGCCGGCCGTGGGAAGGGGAAGTCGAAGCGTGTCGCTGGTGAGCCCGGAACGGCAGCCGCGCATGGCGATAGGTCCTCACTCAGGGTGTCCGCGCCCTGGTTCGAAGAGCACGGCGGCGAGAGTTCCTGGCTCCCGGGGATCCTGTCCCCGGTCACAGTGGCGGGACCGCGCCGGATTCGCACCGGGCTTCCTCTTCTGCCGCCGTAGATGGCCCCGGAAGTCCACCACGGCCCGCGAACACCCGTCAACCTGGCGTTGACCTGCGACGGGGGAGTGTGCGAAGGCCCACACCCGAGTGGTGTGCGCCGGCACGCGAAGAGGCGGGGCGCGGAACGGTTCGAGTCCGTCCCGCACCCCGCCCCGGGGGCGTGCGCCCGTGAGACGGGCGACGCTCAGGCGACGATCAGATAGATCCCGTACGCCACCGCCGCCGTGCAGGCCGCGAAGCACGCGTAGGCGCCGGTGACCGCGAGGGTCGCGGAGCCGCCCCGGGCGGTGGCCCGCTCCTGGCGGGAGAGGCCGACGATGCCGAGGGTGAACAGGCCCACCAGGGCCACCGTGACCACGAGGCTGACGCCGAAGACGGAGCCGAGGGCTGCCCAGTCGATGCTCATGGAGGTTCGCTTCCTTCGTACCCGGCAGGCGGGTTCAGACGGTGGTGGCGGCCGACGGGGCCTTGGGGTCGGGGGCGGCGGCCGGGGACGGGACGGTGGCCGCCAGTTCCTCGGTCGCGCCCGTCGGGGGCGGCGACACGGCGGCCATCGCCGTGGTGACCACACCGGCGGGCTCGGGCTGCCCCGGCCCCTCGGTGTCCACCGGGCCGCCGTCGACGACGTTGGTGTGGTCGACGACCTCGCGGCGGGAGATCCGCCAGATCGCGAAGCTGGAGGCGATCAGGAACACCGCGACGAGGGCGGTGCCCCAGTCGCCGGCGCGGCAGACCCATTCGGCGAGCGCGGCGACCAGGGCCGCGGCGGGCAGCGTCAGGCCCCAGGCGACGAACATCCGGGTGGCCGTGGACCAGCGGACCACGCCGCCCTTGCGGCCGAGGCCCGCGCCCATCACCGCACCGGAGACCGAGTGCGTGGTGGACAGCGAGAAGCCGAGGTGGGAGGAGGCCAGGATGACCGTGGCGGCGCTGGTCTGGGCGGCGAAGCCCTGCTGCGGCTGGAGGTCGGTCAGGCCCTTGCCCATGGTGCGGATGATGCGCCAGCCGCCCAGGTAGGTGCCGAGCGCGATGGCCAGACCCGCGCTGAGGATGACCCACACCGGCGGGTCGGAGTCGGGGGCGAGCGAGCCGCCGGCGATCAGGGCGAGGGTGATGATGCCCATGGTCTTCTGGGCGTCGTTGGTGCCGTGCGCCAGCGAGACCAGACCGGCGGAGGCGATCTGCCCGGCGCGGTAGCCCTTCGCGGCGGCCTTGCCGTCGGCCTTGCGGCCCAGCGAGTACGTCAACCGGGACGCGAGCAGCGCCGCGAGGCCGGCCACGATCGGGGCGGCGATCGCGGGCAGCAGCACCTTGGTGACGAGCACGTCGCCGTTGACCGCGCCGATGCCGGCCGAGGCGACGGCGGCACCGATCAGGCCGCCCATCAGGGCGTGCGAGGAGCTGGACGGGAGCCCGACCAGCCAGGTCAGGAGGTTCCAGAGGATCGCGCCGACCAGGGCGGCGAAGATGACCTCGGGACGGATGCCGGTCTCGTCGACGAGACCCTTGGAGATCGTGTTGGCGACCTCCACGGAGAGGAAGGCGCCTACAAGGTTGAGGACGGCGGACATCGCCACCGCCACCTTGGGCTTGAGCGCACCGGTCGAAATGGTCGTCGCCATCGCGTTCGCGGTGTCGTGGAAACCGTTCGTGAAATCAAACGCGAGTGCGGTTACCACCACAATCGCGAGGATCAGCGAGAAGCTTTCCATTTACCCAGGCAATCGTTCGAGGTCGTTGGCGCGACGAACGTAGGTAACCAGGGTGAACGGAAGATGAACTGGGCAGGGCGTCACGGTGACCGGAAGCGGTGTCACGGCCTCCCTCTGCGTGCCCGCCCCGCTGCTCTCCGGAGACGTCCCTGGCAGGATCACCGCGAGGGCGTTCGGCGACGGGACGTGAGGGGCGCGCGGGCGCCCGGGAGGAGACGGTGACTGTGACGCGATCGCGCGAGGAAGACGCCTGGGCGGAACTCGTCGCGGCGGCCCGCCGGACGGTCTCGGACGGGCTGGTGGTCGGCACCTCCGGCAACGTGTCGGTGCGCGTCGGCGACACGGTCCTGGTCACCCCGTCGGGCGTCCCCTACGACCGGCTCACTCCGGACCACGCGACCGGCGTCGACCTGGACGGACGGCAGGTGCTCGGCACCCTCGTCCCCACCAGCGAACTGCCCATGCACCTCGCCGTGTACCGCGCCGACCCCGGCGCCCGGGCCGTCGTCCACACCCACGCCGTGCACGCGACGGCGGTCTCGCTGCTCGTCCCCGAACTCCCGCCGGTGCACTACATGACCGCCGCCCTCGGCGGCCCCGTCCGGGTCGCCCCCTACGCGGCCTACGGCACCGCCGAACTCGCCCGCGGCATGCTCGAAGCCCTCGCCGACCGCACCGGCTGCCTGCTCCGCAACCACGGCACGATCACCTACGGCACCTCCCTCGACCAGGCCTACGACCGCACCGCCCAGCTCGAGTGGATGTGCCGCCTGTGGCTGACCGCGTCCTCGGTGCCGGGCCACTCGCCGTCCCTGCTGACGCCGGCCCAGCTCGCCGAGGTGACCGAACGCCTCCGGGGGTACGGGCAGCGAAGCTGACGCGCGGTGCGTGCCGGGCGGCTGCGCGGGTACCGGCTACGGGAACGAAGACCCCCGTCACCCACTGTCACGCGTCCACTGGCCGCCCGAGGACTCCACCAGGAGACTGGCCCCATGCGCACTGTCACCGCAACGGCAGCCGCCGTCACCGCAGCACTGGCGACCGGGGTGGCGAGCGTCGCCGCCGGCCGGCTCGCCAGCGACGCCGCGCTCAAGGCGCCCCCCGGCCGGCCGCTGCCCACCGAGCCACGGCTCACCGTGCACGGGACCGCCGCCGGGCAGATCACCCTCACCCGGCACCTGGCCGCCCTGCGCCCCGGCCGGTACGGGCTCGCCGGCGACGGCTCCCACGCCGTCCTCGGCCCCGTCCTGGACACCGCCGAGCACGGCGCCGACACCGTCGTACGCCGCCTCGAACGCGTCACGCACGGCACCCTCGCGACCGGCGACCGGGCCTGGTTCACCCCCAACCTGTACGTCGGGAACCCGGGCACGGCCCTCGACCTCGAGTACGCCGACGTCGAGGTCCCGGGGGAACTGGGGCCGCTCCCGGCCTGGTTCCTGCCCGGGGCCCGGCCGACCTGGATCGTCGCCGTGCACGGCCT encodes the following:
- a CDS encoding cobyric acid synthase, with translation MNGGLLVAGTTSDAGKSVVTAGICRWLVRQGVKVAPFKAQNMSLNSFVTRDGAEIGRAQAMQAQACRVEPSAHMNPVLLKPGGERSSQVVLLGRPVGETSARGYHGGRQERLLGTVLDSLAELRGTYDAVICEGAGSPAEINLRRTDIVNMGIARGAGLPVLVVGDIDRGGVFASFFGTVALLAPEDQALVAGFLVNKFRGDVSLLEPGLEMLRGLTGRRTYGVLPFRHGLGIDEEDGLRVSLRGTVRESVVAPPVGEDVLRVAVCAVPLMSNFTDVDALAAEPGVVVRFVDRPEELADADLVIVPGTRGTVRALEWLRERGLADAIARRVAERRPVLGICGGFQLLGEHIEDEVESRAGHVDGLGLLPVRVRFDREKTLTRPVGEALGERVEGYEIHHGVAEVTGGDAFLDGCRVGQTWGTHWHGSLESDDFRRAFLREVAAAAGRRFVSAPDTSFAALREEQLDRLGDLIEHHADTDALWRLIESGAPHGLPFIPPGAPA
- a CDS encoding cobalamin biosynthesis protein, producing MRAGRVFAYGAAAGLLGDLLLGDPRRGHPVAAFGRAAGAVEQVLWRDHRGRGALHTVVCAGGAVVLGSAAAHAVRRSPAASVALTAAATWSVVGGTSLAREATAVGRALDAGDVEAARARLPHLCGRDPQALDADGIARAVVESVAENTSDAVVGALVWGAVAGVPGLLGFRAVNTLDAMVGHKSPRYRRYGWASARLDDLAGWPGARLTAVLTTVAGGDPRGAVRAWRADAARHPSPNAGPVEASFAGALGVRLGGTLSYGGRVEHRPVLNGAAGRAVRAGSGDIDRAVRLSRRVGWLALGVCAGARLLARRATAKNPGVTKGRTS
- the pitH gene encoding low-affinity phosphate transporter PitH; its protein translation is MESFSLILAIVVVTALAFDFTNGFHDTANAMATTISTGALKPKVAVAMSAVLNLVGAFLSVEVANTISKGLVDETGIRPEVIFAALVGAILWNLLTWLVGLPSSSSHALMGGLIGAAVASAGIGAVNGDVLVTKVLLPAIAAPIVAGLAALLASRLTYSLGRKADGKAAAKGYRAGQIASAGLVSLAHGTNDAQKTMGIITLALIAGGSLAPDSDPPVWVILSAGLAIALGTYLGGWRIIRTMGKGLTDLQPQQGFAAQTSAATVILASSHLGFSLSTTHSVSGAVMGAGLGRKGGVVRWSTATRMFVAWGLTLPAAALVAALAEWVCRAGDWGTALVAVFLIASSFAIWRISRREVVDHTNVVDGGPVDTEGPGQPEPAGVVTTAMAAVSPPPTGATEELAATVPSPAAAPDPKAPSAATTV
- a CDS encoding class II aldolase/adducin family protein, translated to MTVTRSREEDAWAELVAAARRTVSDGLVVGTSGNVSVRVGDTVLVTPSGVPYDRLTPDHATGVDLDGRQVLGTLVPTSELPMHLAVYRADPGARAVVHTHAVHATAVSLLVPELPPVHYMTAALGGPVRVAPYAAYGTAELARGMLEALADRTGCLLRNHGTITYGTSLDQAYDRTAQLEWMCRLWLTASSVPGHSPSLLTPAQLAEVTERLRGYGQRS